The following are from one region of the Hymenobacter sp. YIM 151858-1 genome:
- a CDS encoding phosphoribosylformylglycinamidine synthase subunit PurQ, whose amino-acid sequence MTNNEKRVHALVLTGFGINCEEELAAAYRLAGGEATIVHFNDVLHGHVSIHDYDVLNFPGGFSFGDDLGSGVVMANKVRFRKLPSGRTLLEELRAFIESGNYVVGICNGFQMLVKMGLLPDFAGQQEREVTLTHNASGRYEDRWVRLAVNPNNRSPFLKGLTSLEVPVRHGEGRLVIRDQEIRSRILAEGLNCLTYCDATGCETELYPHNPNGAELNCAGLTDTTGQVFGLMPHPEAFLSLYNHPDWARRKRLDPTLSEEGDGLKLFRNIVEHISQSRAAQPAEAASNEVSL is encoded by the coding sequence ATGACGAACAACGAAAAACGCGTTCATGCCTTGGTCCTGACCGGCTTCGGCATCAACTGCGAAGAAGAACTGGCCGCTGCTTACCGGCTGGCGGGCGGCGAGGCCACTATCGTGCACTTCAACGACGTGCTCCACGGCCACGTCAGCATCCACGACTACGACGTGCTCAACTTCCCCGGGGGCTTCTCCTTCGGCGACGACCTGGGTTCGGGCGTGGTGATGGCCAACAAGGTGCGCTTCCGCAAGCTGCCCTCGGGCCGCACGCTGCTGGAAGAGCTCCGCGCCTTTATCGAGTCCGGCAACTACGTGGTGGGCATCTGCAACGGCTTCCAGATGCTGGTGAAAATGGGCCTCTTGCCCGATTTCGCCGGCCAGCAAGAGCGCGAAGTGACGCTGACGCACAACGCCTCGGGCCGCTACGAAGACCGGTGGGTACGCCTGGCGGTGAACCCCAACAACCGCTCGCCCTTCCTCAAGGGCCTGACCTCGCTGGAAGTGCCCGTGCGCCACGGCGAAGGCCGCTTGGTTATCCGCGACCAGGAAATCCGAAGCCGCATCCTGGCCGAGGGGCTGAACTGCCTGACCTACTGCGACGCCACGGGCTGCGAAACCGAGTTGTACCCGCACAACCCCAACGGCGCCGAGCTGAACTGCGCCGGCCTCACCGATACCACCGGCCAGGTGTTCGGCCTGATGCCGCACCCCGAGGCTTTCCTCTCGCTCTACAACCACCCCGACTGGGCCCGGCGCAAGCGCCTCGACCCTACCTTATCGGAAGAAGGCGACGGGCTGAAGCTGTTCCGCAACATCGTGGAGCACATCAGTCAGAGCCGTGCCGCGCAGCCTGCCGAGGCTGCCTCGAACGAAGTTTCTCTTTAG